Proteins from a genomic interval of Amycolatopsis sp. cg13:
- a CDS encoding DUF5667 domain-containing protein — protein MGVPGWFSRGRTESERFDDAINASPGQRPDEFAEELALVGALRELGQAGDPDPATRARIRAEIEGRIGEPLPRRRWRPRMADLAAAGIALILGLGGLTLLLSRDALPGDALYSVKRAGEVTSLGLTFGDEAKAEKHLKFASNRVTELGRMSDASPAAFQTALHDFSSDVRAGVAELTELATTNGNRTRLTSLESWAQSQSRQLESEQADVPESALSDFQQARLLLDRVQQRTSALGSRLSCYQITTGTTDELGLLPARGACTQQPLSPGGSTPSSPAPVTPSLPATDSPLPVRSVSSPTLSSPNQPTPTPTSTEVPHTATPPSVSPPITAPTPPRIPTRPAPPPVVSIPPLLPGLPPIVIG, from the coding sequence GTGGGCGTGCCCGGGTGGTTTTCGCGTGGTCGGACCGAGAGCGAACGGTTCGACGACGCGATCAATGCTTCCCCCGGGCAGCGGCCGGACGAGTTCGCCGAGGAGCTGGCCCTCGTCGGCGCCCTGCGCGAACTGGGCCAAGCGGGCGACCCCGACCCAGCCACCCGGGCGCGAATCCGCGCCGAAATCGAAGGCCGCATCGGCGAACCGCTTCCCCGCCGACGCTGGCGTCCGCGAATGGCCGACCTAGCCGCCGCGGGCATCGCGCTCATTCTGGGCTTGGGCGGGCTCACGCTGCTGCTCTCGCGAGACGCCCTGCCGGGAGACGCGCTGTACAGCGTGAAGCGAGCCGGCGAAGTCACGTCGCTCGGCCTGACCTTCGGCGACGAAGCCAAGGCCGAGAAACACCTGAAGTTCGCCTCGAACCGCGTCACCGAACTGGGCCGGATGAGCGACGCCAGCCCGGCTGCGTTCCAGACCGCCCTGCACGATTTCAGCAGCGACGTCCGCGCGGGCGTGGCCGAACTCACCGAACTGGCAACCACGAACGGCAACCGCACGCGGCTGACGTCGCTGGAATCGTGGGCGCAGAGCCAGTCGCGGCAACTGGAATCGGAACAGGCCGACGTCCCGGAGTCCGCCCTCTCGGATTTCCAGCAAGCACGCCTCCTGCTCGACCGGGTACAGCAGCGGACATCCGCGCTGGGCTCGCGGCTGAGCTGCTACCAGATCACCACCGGCACCACGGACGAACTGGGCCTCCTCCCGGCTCGCGGCGCTTGCACCCAACAACCGCTGTCGCCCGGCGGCTCGACGCCGAGCAGCCCCGCTCCCGTCACCCCGAGCCTCCCGGCGACGGACTCCCCGCTGCCGGTGCGCTCGGTGTCGTCGCCGACGCTGAGCAGCCCGAACCAGCCGACCCCGACGCCGACCTCGACGGAGGTCCCGCACACCGCGACCCCGCCGAGTGTGTCGCCGCCGATCACCGCGCCGACCCCGCCCCGGATCCCGACGCGCCCCGCGCCCCCGCCGGTCGTCTCGATCCCGCCGCTGCTGCCCGGACTACCGCCGATCGTCATCGGCTGA
- a CDS encoding sigma-70 family RNA polymerase sigma factor: MTRPITLSAPAHRGPVAMFADRVFGSAAAAVPLPKADAEPDPAEVAKAEAWELVRAAQAGDSSAFGQLYDRYVDVVYRYALFRLGDRDLAEDVTSETFLRALRRITSVSYQGRDVGAWFVTIARNLILDHVKSSRFRLEVVTDEVAEPGGVPGGPVGPVAQAGPEQQAIAGATRAELLRCVAELGDDQRECIVLRFLQGLSVAETAQIMDRNEGAVKALQHRAVRRLAQLLPTGLR; the protein is encoded by the coding sequence ATGACCCGTCCGATCACTCTGTCCGCCCCCGCGCACCGCGGGCCGGTCGCGATGTTCGCCGACCGCGTGTTCGGCTCGGCCGCGGCCGCCGTGCCGCTGCCCAAGGCGGACGCCGAACCGGATCCCGCCGAGGTCGCCAAGGCCGAGGCGTGGGAGCTGGTGCGGGCCGCGCAGGCGGGCGACTCCTCCGCGTTCGGCCAGCTCTATGACCGATACGTCGACGTCGTCTACCGCTACGCGCTCTTCCGCCTCGGCGACCGCGACCTGGCCGAAGACGTGACCAGCGAGACGTTCCTGCGCGCGCTGCGCCGGATCACGTCGGTGAGCTACCAGGGCCGCGACGTCGGCGCGTGGTTCGTCACCATCGCCCGCAACCTGATCCTCGACCACGTGAAATCCAGCCGGTTCCGGCTCGAGGTCGTCACCGACGAGGTCGCCGAACCGGGCGGCGTGCCCGGCGGGCCGGTCGGCCCGGTCGCGCAGGCCGGGCCCGAACAGCAGGCGATCGCGGGCGCGACCCGCGCCGAGCTGCTGCGCTGCGTCGCGGAACTCGGCGACGACCAGCGCGAATGCATCGTGCTGCGGTTCCTGCAGGGGCTCTCGGTCGCCGAGACCGCCCAGATCATGGACCGCAACGAGGGCGCGGTGAAGGCGCTGCAGCACCGCGCGGTCCGGCGGCTCGCGCAGCTGCTGCCCACCGGCCTGCGTTGA
- a CDS encoding lysophospholipid acyltransferase family protein has product MNHATRAGSEANPVNGAEAQVIPLHGPGREKPAETPEPVEERVDAPVVEFPAQPSGPVREPAADPLSESVRSALTFLRHRLTGDYAVDEFGFDAELTETLVLPPLRALYEKWFRVDAFGVENLPKAGGALLVSNHSGTLPLDALMTAVAVHDETGGRHLRGLGADLVFKLPLVGSFARKSGQTLACNADAERLLTIGELVGVWPEGFKGVGKPFSARYKLQRFGRGGFVSAAMRAGVPIIPVSVVGAEETYPKIGELKVLARLFGLPYFPVTPFFPLLGPLGAVPLPTKWTIEFGEPIRTDDYGPDAVDDPMLVFTLTDQVRESIQHSLYRRLSQRRSVFRG; this is encoded by the coding sequence ATGAACCACGCGACGAGGGCCGGAAGTGAGGCGAATCCCGTGAATGGTGCTGAGGCACAGGTCATTCCGCTGCATGGACCCGGCCGGGAGAAACCGGCCGAGACGCCGGAACCGGTCGAGGAGCGCGTGGACGCGCCCGTCGTCGAGTTCCCGGCGCAGCCGTCCGGGCCGGTGCGCGAACCCGCGGCCGATCCGCTGTCGGAGTCGGTCCGGAGCGCGCTCACCTTCCTGCGCCACCGGCTCACCGGCGACTACGCGGTGGACGAGTTCGGCTTCGACGCCGAGCTCACCGAGACGCTCGTGCTGCCGCCGCTGCGCGCGCTGTACGAGAAGTGGTTCCGCGTCGACGCGTTCGGCGTCGAGAACCTGCCCAAGGCGGGCGGCGCGCTGCTGGTGTCCAATCACTCCGGCACGTTGCCGCTCGACGCGCTGATGACCGCGGTCGCGGTGCACGACGAGACCGGCGGGCGGCACCTGCGCGGCCTCGGCGCGGACCTGGTGTTCAAGCTGCCGCTGGTGGGTTCGTTCGCGCGCAAGTCCGGGCAGACGCTCGCCTGCAACGCCGACGCCGAACGCCTGCTGACCATCGGCGAACTCGTCGGCGTGTGGCCGGAAGGGTTCAAGGGCGTCGGGAAGCCGTTCTCCGCGCGGTACAAGCTGCAGCGCTTCGGCCGCGGCGGCTTCGTGTCCGCGGCGATGCGCGCGGGCGTGCCGATCATCCCGGTGTCCGTGGTCGGGGCCGAGGAGACGTATCCGAAGATCGGCGAGCTGAAGGTGCTGGCGCGGCTGTTCGGGCTGCCGTACTTCCCGGTGACGCCGTTCTTCCCGCTGCTGGGCCCGCTCGGCGCGGTGCCGCTGCCGACGAAGTGGACCATCGAGTTCGGCGAGCCGATCCGCACCGACGACTACGGCCCGGACGCGGTCGACGATCCGATGCTGGTGTTCACGCTCACCGACCAGGTGCGGGAGTCGATCCAGCATTCGTTGTACCGCAGGCTTTCCCAGCGACGCAGCGTGTTCCGCGGCTGA
- a CDS encoding glutamyl-tRNA reductase yields MSVLAVGLSHRSADLGTLERAAIPADELTKVLHDLQQAEHISEVMLVSTCNRIEVYAVVETFHGGVNDVSDVLSRKAGMEPAELYDSLYVHYAGAAVEHLFSVASGLDSMVVGETQILGQVRSSYATARDAGTVGRTLHELIQTTLRVGKRVHSETGLDQLGASVVSEALAAAGDIAGKHALIVGAGSMGALTASQLRKAGIAEITVANRTEANAARLAEKVVAEGIPARSVPLTELADAVDQADLVVACTGAQDAVFLAGHVPARAGRPLVVCDLGLPKDVDVAVAELADVTVVDLETIQRRMRDAGAPTTDRQTAKANGIVLDEVREYLAGQRSAEVTPTVTALRRRAAEVVDAELLRLDNRLPELDSQVREEVGRTVRRVVDKLLHAPTVRVKQLAAETADTDYANALRELFCLDPQAPAAVASPTAPETEKKR; encoded by the coding sequence ATGAGCGTGTTGGCGGTCGGGCTCTCCCATCGCAGTGCGGATCTCGGCACGCTCGAGCGTGCGGCGATCCCCGCGGACGAGCTGACCAAGGTCCTGCACGACCTGCAGCAGGCGGAGCACATCAGCGAGGTCATGCTCGTCTCGACGTGCAACCGCATCGAGGTCTACGCCGTGGTGGAGACGTTCCACGGCGGCGTCAACGACGTCTCGGACGTGCTCTCCCGCAAGGCCGGGATGGAGCCCGCCGAGCTGTACGACAGTCTGTACGTGCACTACGCCGGCGCGGCCGTCGAGCACCTGTTCTCCGTCGCCTCGGGCCTCGACTCGATGGTGGTCGGCGAGACGCAGATCCTCGGCCAGGTCCGCTCCTCGTACGCGACCGCGCGCGACGCCGGCACCGTCGGCCGCACGCTGCACGAGCTGATCCAGACCACGCTGCGCGTCGGCAAGCGCGTGCACTCCGAGACCGGGCTCGACCAGCTCGGCGCGTCCGTCGTGTCCGAGGCGCTGGCCGCCGCGGGCGACATCGCGGGCAAGCACGCGCTGATCGTCGGGGCCGGTTCGATGGGCGCGCTCACCGCGTCGCAGCTGCGCAAGGCCGGGATCGCCGAGATCACCGTCGCCAACCGCACCGAAGCCAACGCCGCCCGGCTGGCCGAGAAGGTCGTCGCGGAGGGGATTCCGGCCCGTTCGGTGCCGTTGACCGAACTCGCCGACGCGGTCGATCAGGCCGACCTCGTCGTGGCGTGCACCGGGGCGCAGGACGCGGTGTTCCTCGCCGGGCACGTGCCCGCGCGCGCCGGACGTCCGCTGGTCGTCTGCGACCTCGGCCTGCCCAAGGACGTCGACGTCGCGGTCGCGGAACTCGCCGACGTCACCGTGGTCGACCTGGAGACGATCCAGCGCCGCATGCGCGACGCGGGAGCCCCGACCACCGACCGGCAGACCGCCAAAGCCAACGGCATCGTGCTCGACGAGGTGCGCGAGTACCTCGCCGGACAGCGCAGTGCCGAAGTGACGCCCACGGTCACCGCGCTGCGCAGGCGCGCGGCCGAGGTGGTGGACGCGGAGCTGCTCCGCCTGGACAACCGGCTGCCGGAACTCGACAGCCAGGTTCGCGAAGAGGTCGGCCGCACGGTTCGCCGCGTGGTCGACAAGCTGCTGCACGCGCCGACGGTGCGGGTCAAGCAGCTGGCCGCCGAGACGGCCGACACCGACTACGCCAACGCGTTGCGGGAACTGTTCTGCCTCGACCCGCAGGCTCCTGCGGCCGTGGCGAGCCCGACAGCGCCGGAAACCGAGAAGAAGCGGTAA
- a CDS encoding TetR/AcrR family transcriptional regulator has product MARAKDPAVRTLLLERAAQMLRTREPITLRSLVAGTGVSTMAVYTHFDNMDGLWKALRQEGFTRLAHRMAEVRPSADPVRDHAALISAYLGNALDHPDLYRVMFDANFELEDAQAADDTLEYLVQAAARGRDTGRYREGLDALELATQSWAIAHGLVSLVANGPLPRTTLDHGAPLLTALFVSVGDEPQRCERSVRRGWHLPG; this is encoded by the coding sequence ATGGCGAGGGCGAAGGATCCGGCAGTGCGCACCTTGCTGCTCGAACGGGCAGCGCAGATGCTCCGCACCCGCGAACCGATCACCCTGCGCTCGCTCGTGGCCGGGACCGGAGTGTCGACGATGGCCGTCTACACCCACTTCGACAACATGGACGGCCTCTGGAAAGCCTTGCGCCAGGAGGGTTTTACCCGGCTGGCGCACCGGATGGCCGAGGTCCGCCCGTCCGCCGATCCGGTGCGCGACCACGCCGCGCTGATCTCCGCGTACCTCGGCAACGCGCTCGACCATCCCGACCTGTACCGCGTGATGTTCGACGCCAACTTCGAGCTGGAAGACGCCCAAGCCGCCGACGACACCCTCGAGTACCTCGTGCAAGCCGCCGCCCGAGGACGCGACACCGGCCGATACCGCGAAGGCCTCGACGCGCTCGAACTCGCGACGCAAAGCTGGGCCATCGCGCACGGCCTGGTCTCGCTGGTCGCCAACGGACCCTTGCCGCGCACCACCCTCGACCACGGCGCGCCGTTGCTGACCGCGCTGTTCGTCAGCGTCGGCGACGAACCTCAGCGCTGCGAACGCTCAGTGCGCCGCGGCTGGCATCTGCCCGGCTGA
- a CDS encoding HAD-IB family hydrolase — protein sequence MEAVCVSAWRGKDKSQELERLATLAGEASAEAASSSAQLATSVPPAPPDLTAGAFFDVDNTMMMGASIFYFARGLAARKFFTSADLAGFVWDQVKFRIGGRENKADIKTHRERALSFVAGRTVEELTTMSEEIYDELMADKIWSGTRALAQMHLDAGQRVWLVTATPIELAAIISRRLGLTGALGTVAETKDGVYTGRLVGDMLHGRAKAHAVRALASREGLNLKRCTAYSDSQNDVPMLSVVGTAVAVNPDSGLRDVARARGWEIRDFRTGRKAARIGVPSVIGAGAVAGAVAAGMAYRRR from the coding sequence CTGGAGGCGGTGTGCGTGTCAGCTTGGCGTGGCAAGGATAAGAGTCAGGAACTCGAGCGGCTCGCCACGCTCGCCGGCGAGGCGTCGGCCGAGGCGGCCTCGTCCTCGGCGCAGCTGGCGACGTCGGTTCCGCCCGCGCCGCCGGACCTCACCGCGGGCGCCTTCTTCGACGTGGACAACACGATGATGATGGGCGCGTCGATCTTCTACTTCGCCCGCGGCCTCGCCGCGCGCAAGTTCTTCACCTCCGCCGACCTCGCCGGTTTCGTGTGGGACCAGGTCAAATTCCGCATCGGCGGCCGCGAGAACAAGGCCGACATCAAGACCCACCGCGAGCGCGCGCTGTCCTTTGTGGCCGGTCGCACGGTCGAGGAGCTCACCACGATGAGCGAGGAAATCTACGACGAGCTGATGGCGGACAAGATCTGGTCCGGCACCCGCGCGCTCGCGCAGATGCACCTCGACGCGGGCCAGCGCGTGTGGCTCGTCACGGCGACGCCGATCGAACTCGCCGCGATCATCTCCCGTCGCCTCGGCCTCACCGGCGCGCTCGGCACGGTCGCGGAAACCAAGGACGGCGTCTACACCGGACGCTTGGTCGGCGACATGCTGCACGGCCGCGCGAAGGCGCACGCGGTCCGCGCGCTCGCGTCGCGCGAAGGCCTGAACCTCAAGCGCTGCACGGCTTATTCGGATTCGCAGAACGACGTGCCGATGCTGTCGGTCGTCGGGACCGCGGTCGCGGTGAACCCGGACAGCGGCCTGCGCGACGTCGCCCGCGCCCGCGGCTGGGAGATTCGCGACTTCCGCACCGGCCGCAAGGCCGCCCGCATCGGCGTCCCGTCGGTGATCGGCGCGGGCGCGGTCGCGGGGGCGGTCGCCGCGGGGATGGCGTACCGCCGCCGGTGA
- a CDS encoding glutaredoxin family protein, which yields MSREGCHLCEVAEADVARICGELGVLWETADVDSDPEWQAEYGDQVPVILIDGVEHGYWRVEEERLRAALR from the coding sequence ATGAGCCGCGAAGGGTGCCACCTGTGCGAGGTGGCCGAGGCGGACGTCGCGAGGATCTGCGGTGAGCTGGGCGTGCTGTGGGAGACCGCGGACGTCGACAGCGACCCGGAATGGCAGGCCGAATACGGCGACCAGGTGCCGGTGATCCTGATCGACGGCGTCGAGCACGGGTACTGGCGCGTCGAGGAAGAACGGCTGCGCGCGGCACTGCGGTAA
- a CDS encoding AMP-binding protein, protein MGVDRISTAHGVAGLLADAASRWPERTAITETGTGTTLTWRQLDEAAHAQARSLVASGVAPGDPVVLRLPTSADFAVALFAVLRAGGIAVPLSPQAPAPELERLLEHCGAKRVVQRDDAELPEGIAGLPPRSDEPGDPVDLSRSGEDIAVISYTSGTTGPPRGVLLSHRALLANLAQLSQVDGVTDHDDRVLVSIPLFHVYGLGPGLLMATAVGATLVLSERFEARRTLQDCAEHRVTAITGVPAMYNEFASLDTEELSRGLATVKRLTSGAAPLHPKVLAAIREATGLEVYEGYGLTECAPVVTSTLVTGYPKPGSVGRPLPGVELRLVDSDGSADDLPLDPEEPDDVFEAGGSTGLVSVRGANLFSGYWPDGAHGPDAEGWFRTGDVGYLDSDGDLHLVDRANDLIIVNGFNVFPHEVEEVISQLPGVAEAAVVGVVDERSGEAVKAVVVPAEGAALSEQQVVDQCTAHLAGYKVPHTVEFAETLPHSATGKLRRLKLR, encoded by the coding sequence GTGGGGGTGGACCGGATCAGCACCGCCCACGGCGTCGCCGGCCTGCTCGCCGATGCGGCCAGCCGCTGGCCGGAGCGCACGGCGATCACCGAGACGGGCACGGGCACCACGCTGACCTGGCGACAGCTGGACGAAGCGGCGCACGCGCAAGCACGCAGCCTGGTCGCGTCCGGCGTCGCGCCGGGCGACCCGGTGGTGCTGCGGCTCCCGACGTCGGCTGACTTCGCGGTCGCCCTGTTCGCGGTGCTGCGCGCGGGCGGAATCGCCGTGCCGCTGTCGCCGCAGGCCCCCGCACCCGAGTTGGAGCGGCTCCTGGAGCACTGCGGCGCGAAACGCGTCGTGCAGCGCGACGACGCCGAGCTGCCCGAGGGCATCGCCGGTCTGCCGCCGCGCAGCGACGAGCCGGGCGACCCGGTCGACCTCAGCCGGTCTGGCGAGGACATCGCGGTCATTTCGTACACCTCCGGCACGACCGGTCCGCCGCGCGGAGTGCTGCTGTCGCACCGGGCGTTGCTGGCGAACCTCGCTCAACTGTCCCAAGTGGACGGTGTGACCGACCACGACGACCGCGTGCTGGTGTCGATCCCGCTCTTCCACGTCTACGGCCTCGGCCCGGGGCTGCTCATGGCGACGGCGGTCGGGGCGACGCTCGTGCTGTCCGAACGCTTCGAAGCCCGGCGGACGCTCCAAGACTGCGCCGAACATCGCGTCACGGCGATCACCGGAGTGCCCGCGATGTACAACGAATTCGCCTCGCTCGACACCGAGGAACTGAGCCGCGGTCTGGCGACCGTGAAGCGGCTGACGTCCGGTGCCGCACCGTTGCATCCGAAGGTGCTCGCGGCGATCCGCGAGGCCACCGGGCTTGAGGTGTACGAGGGCTACGGGCTCACCGAATGCGCGCCGGTGGTGACGTCCACGCTGGTCACCGGCTATCCGAAGCCCGGATCGGTCGGACGGCCGCTGCCCGGGGTCGAGCTGCGGCTGGTGGACTCCGACGGGTCCGCCGACGACCTGCCGCTCGACCCGGAGGAGCCGGACGACGTCTTCGAGGCCGGCGGCAGCACCGGGCTGGTGTCGGTGCGCGGGGCGAACCTGTTCTCCGGGTATTGGCCCGATGGCGCGCACGGCCCGGACGCCGAGGGCTGGTTCCGGACCGGCGACGTCGGCTATCTCGATTCCGACGGCGACCTGCACCTGGTCGACCGGGCGAACGACTTGATCATCGTCAACGGCTTCAACGTCTTCCCGCACGAGGTCGAGGAAGTAATCTCGCAGCTGCCCGGCGTGGCCGAGGCCGCGGTCGTCGGCGTGGTTGACGAGCGAAGCGGCGAAGCGGTGAAGGCGGTCGTGGTGCCTGCCGAAGGCGCGGCGTTGTCGGAGCAGCAGGTGGTGGACCAGTGCACGGCGCATCTCGCCGGGTACAAGGTGCCGCACACCGTCGAGTTCGCCGAGACGCTGCCGCATTCGGCGACCGGGAAGCTGCGGCGGCTGAAGCTGCGCTGA
- a CDS encoding redox-sensing transcriptional repressor Rex, producing the protein MPAVSDTEDTAVRAKQIPEAAVARLAVYLRILSGLAEQGATTVSSEELSAAAGVNSAKLRKDLSYLGSYGTRGVGYEVQVLVSQIERILGLTRQHRVAVVGIGNLGHALANYGGFPGRGFPVEALFDLDPDLIGVPVGGLPVSHMDDIPRVCSEREISVGIIATPPTAAQSVCDRLVAGGVQCILNFAPVVLQVPAHVEVRKVDLAVELQILSFHVARRADSAASAGSAGENQGNTGLPGTGGAADNGNGGRNGAGTDGGLGMVVR; encoded by the coding sequence ATGCCCGCCGTCTCCGACACGGAAGACACCGCGGTCCGCGCGAAGCAGATCCCGGAGGCCGCCGTCGCCCGGCTGGCCGTCTACCTGCGGATCCTCTCCGGCTTGGCCGAACAGGGCGCGACCACCGTCTCCAGCGAAGAACTCTCCGCCGCGGCGGGCGTGAACTCCGCCAAACTCCGCAAAGACCTCTCCTACCTGGGCTCCTACGGCACCCGCGGCGTCGGCTACGAGGTGCAGGTGCTGGTCAGCCAGATCGAACGCATCCTCGGCCTCACCCGGCAGCACCGCGTCGCCGTGGTCGGAATCGGTAACCTCGGCCACGCGCTCGCGAACTACGGCGGCTTCCCCGGCCGCGGCTTCCCGGTCGAGGCGCTCTTCGACCTCGACCCCGATCTGATCGGCGTCCCCGTAGGGGGTCTCCCGGTCTCGCACATGGACGACATTCCGCGCGTTTGCTCCGAACGGGAGATTTCCGTGGGGATCATCGCCACACCTCCTACCGCCGCGCAGTCGGTGTGCGACAGGCTGGTGGCGGGCGGCGTCCAGTGCATCCTCAACTTCGCGCCGGTAGTGCTCCAGGTGCCGGCACACGTCGAGGTCCGCAAGGTCGACCTGGCTGTCGAACTGCAGATCCTCTCGTTCCACGTGGCCCGGCGCGCCGACAGCGCGGCGAGCGCGGGGTCCGCCGGGGAAAACCAGGGGAATACCGGGTTACCCGGAACCGGCGGGGCCGCCGACAATGGCAACGGCGGACGGAACGGCGCCGGTACGGACGGCGGTCTCGGAATGGTGGTGCGCTGA
- a CDS encoding RidA family protein yields the protein MAVTLVNPAALPQVGLYRQVSVATGSRTVYIAGQVARTADGGHVGDGDLAAQVEQAYLNVAAALAEVGATFADVARLTVYFVEWSPEKMGEFVEGVQRAEKKLGVTVQAPLTGIGVAFLAEPDLLVEVEATAVLD from the coding sequence ATGGCCGTCACCCTGGTCAACCCAGCTGCGCTGCCGCAGGTCGGCCTCTACCGCCAGGTGTCCGTCGCGACTGGCTCTAGGACGGTCTACATCGCCGGGCAGGTGGCGCGGACGGCCGACGGCGGGCACGTCGGGGACGGGGACTTGGCCGCGCAGGTCGAGCAGGCTTACCTGAACGTCGCCGCGGCGCTGGCCGAGGTAGGCGCGACATTCGCCGATGTCGCGCGGCTGACGGTGTACTTCGTCGAATGGTCGCCGGAGAAGATGGGCGAGTTCGTCGAGGGCGTGCAGCGGGCGGAGAAGAAGCTCGGGGTGACGGTGCAAGCGCCGTTGACCGGCATTGGAGTGGCGTTTCTGGCGGAGCCTGACCTGTTGGTGGAGGTCGAGGCTACTGCGGTGCTGGACTAG
- a CDS encoding molybdopterin-dependent oxidoreductase, translating into MSALKEAPPAARPRLSLGIATFIGLVSLAVALGMGHLVAGFVGYNASPFVAVADFVIAHSPHAVVVWAEQTIGTADKTVLKIGLAVVLLGFAVLAGQLSRSRPLPGQLLVVVVGAFGIFAVFERTDVGQLALLAPVLALGASLLVFSWLHKRALPAETELRQGLSRRQVLTRGAGIAAGAGVAAIAGEVVSTTGSAAGSRASIGPLVAARKAPPLPPDADFHKLGSPPFITPNGSFYRIDTAFVVPQVRAEDWALKIHGMVDREVSFSYADIRNRPLVERTVTLTCVSNEVGGELISTANFIGVDLVDLLNAAGVHAGAQQMYATSVDGFTCGTPANVALDPARGAMLAIGMNGEALPVEHGFPARIVIPGLYGYVSATKWVTDLEFTTWDARQAYWLQRGWAEQAPIKTESRIDAPANGTSVRAGKVRVAGTAWAQHVGIAKVEVRVDQGAWLPATLSAEVNKDTWRMWWAEVPVPPGSHTVTVRATDQSGYTQTDRPADPVPDGATGWHTVPFTAA; encoded by the coding sequence GTGAGTGCGTTGAAAGAAGCTCCGCCGGCCGCCCGGCCGCGCCTGTCGCTGGGCATCGCGACGTTCATCGGCCTGGTCTCGCTGGCCGTCGCGCTGGGCATGGGACATCTGGTCGCCGGATTCGTCGGGTACAACGCGTCGCCGTTCGTCGCGGTCGCGGACTTCGTGATCGCGCACAGCCCGCACGCCGTCGTGGTGTGGGCGGAGCAGACGATCGGGACCGCCGACAAGACCGTGCTCAAGATCGGTCTTGCCGTGGTGCTGCTGGGGTTCGCCGTGCTCGCCGGACAGCTTTCGCGCAGCCGTCCGTTGCCGGGGCAGCTGCTGGTGGTCGTGGTCGGCGCGTTCGGGATCTTCGCGGTGTTCGAGCGCACGGACGTCGGACAGCTCGCATTGCTGGCTCCGGTACTGGCGCTGGGCGCTTCGCTGCTGGTGTTCAGCTGGCTGCACAAACGCGCGCTGCCGGCGGAAACTGAACTGCGACAAGGACTTAGTCGTCGGCAGGTGTTGACGCGCGGCGCGGGAATCGCGGCTGGCGCGGGGGTGGCGGCGATCGCCGGCGAGGTCGTGTCGACCACCGGCAGCGCGGCCGGCTCGCGCGCTTCGATCGGGCCGCTGGTCGCTGCCCGGAAGGCTCCGCCGCTGCCGCCGGACGCGGATTTCCACAAGCTCGGCTCGCCGCCGTTCATCACGCCGAACGGGAGCTTCTACCGGATCGACACCGCGTTCGTCGTGCCGCAGGTGCGGGCCGAGGACTGGGCTTTGAAGATCCACGGCATGGTCGACCGCGAGGTGAGCTTCTCCTACGCGGATATCCGGAATCGCCCGCTGGTGGAACGGACCGTGACGCTCACCTGCGTCTCCAACGAGGTCGGCGGCGAGCTGATCTCCACCGCGAACTTCATCGGCGTGGACCTGGTCGACCTGCTGAACGCGGCGGGCGTGCACGCGGGCGCGCAGCAGATGTACGCGACCAGCGTCGACGGGTTCACCTGCGGCACCCCGGCCAACGTCGCACTGGACCCGGCGCGCGGCGCGATGCTCGCGATCGGCATGAACGGCGAGGCGCTGCCGGTCGAGCACGGATTCCCGGCGCGGATCGTGATCCCCGGGCTGTACGGCTATGTCTCGGCGACCAAATGGGTCACCGACCTGGAGTTCACGACCTGGGACGCGCGGCAGGCGTACTGGCTGCAGCGCGGCTGGGCGGAGCAGGCCCCGATCAAGACCGAATCGCGGATCGACGCACCGGCCAACGGGACGTCGGTGCGCGCGGGCAAGGTCCGGGTGGCGGGGACGGCGTGGGCGCAGCACGTCGGGATCGCGAAGGTCGAGGTGCGGGTGGACCAGGGCGCGTGGCTTCCGGCGACGCTTTCGGCCGAGGTCAACAAGGACACGTGGCGGATGTGGTGGGCCGAGGTGCCGGTGCCGCCGGGCAGCCACACGGTGACGGTGCGGGCGACGGATCAGTCCGGCTACACGCAGACGGACCGGCCCGCGGACCCGGTTCCGGACGGGGCGACCGGCTGGCACACGGTGCCGTTCACCGCCGCCTGA